One window of Medicago truncatula cultivar Jemalong A17 chromosome 2, MtrunA17r5.0-ANR, whole genome shotgun sequence genomic DNA carries:
- the LOC25487335 gene encoding probable bifunctional methylthioribulose-1-phosphate dehydratase/enolase-phosphatase E1: MAAAIGLNGAKLGTASSQAYLEGKAVKETKALMAELCRHFYSLGWVSGTGGSISIKVHDDSIPKPQQLILMSPSAVQKERMEAEDMYVLSDNGSVLSAPSPKPYPHKPPKCTDCDQLFMKAYEKRDAGAIIHSHGMESCLVTMINPFSKEFRITHMEMIKGIKGHGYYDELVVPIIDNTAHEHQLTESFTKAIEDYPKATAVLVRNHGIFVWGDSWISAKTQSECYHYLFDAAIKLHQMGLDWSTPNHGPIQSARRGLSIAGESNISAKARKDNGDIDPHPRCIVLDIEGTTTPISFVSEVLFPYARDNVGRHLSATYDTAETKADIKLLRSQVESDLEQGIAGAVPIPPDDAGKDEVIAAIVANVDAMIKADRKITALKELQGHIWQTGYANNELEGIVFDDVPEALEKWNALGIKVYIYSSGSRLAQRLIFGKTNYGDLRKFLSGFFDTTVGNKKETQSYVEISQSLGVDKPSDILFVTDVYQEATAAKGAGLEVIISIRPGNGPLPGSHGFKTVKSFSDI; the protein is encoded by the exons atggcTGCAGCGATTGGTCTGAACGGAGCAAAGCTGGGAACAGCATCATCTCAGGCGTATCTTGAAGGGAAGGCAGTGAAGGAAACCAAAGCTCTGATGGCGGAACTGTGTCGCCACTTTTACAGTTTGGGATGGGTTTCAGGAACTGGTGGCAGCATCAGCATCAAAGTTCATGATGATTCCATTCCCAAACCTCAACAACTCATTCTCATGTCCCCTTCTG CTGTTCAGAAAGAAAGAATGGAAGCAGAGGATATGTATGTGTTATCCGACAATGGGTCAGTTTTGTCTGCCCCATCTCCCAAACCTTACCCACATAAGCCTCCCAAGTGTACTGATTGTGATCAACTTTTCATGAAG GCATATGAAAAGCGTGATGCTGGGGCTATTATCCATAGTCATGGGATGGAATCTTGTCTTGTAACAATGATCAATCCATTTTCAAAGGAATTTCGA ATTACTCACATGGAGATGATAAAAGGGATCAAGGGGCATGGTTATTATGATGAACTAGTGGTCCCAATTATTGACAACACGGCCCATGAACATCAACTCACAGAATCTTTTACTAAAGCA ATTGAAGACTACCCAAAAGCAACAGCAGTGCTTGTTCGTAACCATGGGATATTTGTTTGGGGAGACTCGTGGATCAGTGCTAAAACTCAG TCCGAGTGCTACCATTACCTCTTCGATGCTGCTATTAAACTTCACCAAATGGGATTGGACTGGTCAACTCCAAATCATGGTCCGATACAAAGTGCACGAAGGGGTTTAAGTATTGCTGGGGAGTCAAATATCTCCGCAAAGGCAAGAAAAGATAATGGTGACATTGATCCACATCCA CGTTGCATTGTTCTTGACATTGAAGGAACTACTACTCCCATATCATTTGTTTCAGAGGTTCTCTTTCCGTATGCCCGTGATAATGTTGGGAGGCATCTTTCTGCAACATATGATACCGCTGAAACTAAAGCCGATATCAAGTTGCTTCGCTCCCAA GTTGAAAGTGACCTTGAACAAGGGATTGCAGGTGCTGTGCCTATCCCCCCAGATGATGCTGGGAAAGATGAAGTTATTGCTGCTATAGTGGCTAATGTGGATGCTATGATCAAAGCGGATAGAAAGATCACTGCCTTAAAAGAGTTGCAG GGTCATATATGGCAAACGGGTTATGCGAATAATGAATTGGAGGGAATAGTTTTTGATGATGTACCCGAAGCTCTGGAAAAGTGGAATGCCTTGGGCATAAAG GTGTACATATATTCTAGCGGCAGCAGGTTGGCGCAAAGGCTAATATTTGGAAAAACAAACTATGGGGACCTAAGAAAGTTTCTATCTGGGTTTTTTGACACCACAGTGGG GAACAAAAAAGAGACACAAAGTTATGTTGAAATTTCTCAGTCACTTGGTGTTGATAAGCCATCGGATATTTTATTTGTCACTGATGTATATCAAGAAGCCACAGCTGCAAAGGGAGCAG GTTTGGAGGTGATAATTTCTATTCGACCCGGAAATGGACCTCTCCCTGGAAGCCATGGGTTCAAGACAGTTAAGTCCTTCTCGGATATCTAA
- the LOC25487336 gene encoding VQ motif-containing protein 4, protein MEISSRLHHHHHHHERENPSPMNSPKSNVSNCMSSSNSNSNGIQIPTPPLTPKTIPRSDSNPYPTTFVQADTTTFKQVVQMLTGSSETTSTTPTTTKPTTKPNQQQDLPQQTRNFNIPPIKTAPKKQGFKLYERRNSLKNSVLMLNTLMPNFSQNSNFSPRKQQQEILSPSLLDFPSLALSPVTPLNDDPFDKSSPSLGNSSEEDKAIAERGYYLHPSPITTPRDAEPQLLPLFPLSSPRVSQSNS, encoded by the coding sequence ATGGAAATCAGCTCAAgacttcatcatcatcatcatcatcatgaaaGAGAGAATCCATCACCAATGAACTCACCAAAAAGCAATGTAAGCAACTGCATGAGTAGCAGCAATTCCAACAGCAATGGAATCCAAATTCCAACACCACCTCTCACTCCAAAAACAATCCCCAGATCTGATTCAAATCCTTATCCAACAACCTTTGTTCAAGCTGACACAACCACTTTCAAACAAGTAGTTCAAATGTTAACTGGTTCGTCAGAAACAACctcaacaacaccaacaacaacaaaaccaacaacaaaaccaaaccaacaacaagATCTACCTCAACAAACAAGAAACTTTAACATCCCACCAATCAAAACAGCACCTAAGAAACAAGgtttcaaattatatgaaaGAAGAAACAGTCTCAAAAACAGTGTTCTTATGCTGAACACCCTTATGCCAAATTTTTCACAGAATTCCAATTTCTCACCAAggaaacaacaacaagaaattCTCTCTCCAAGCTTGCTTGATTTTCCTTCACTTGCTCTTAGCCCTGTCACACCATTGAATGATGACCCTTTTGATAAATCTTCACCTTCATTAGGAAACTCATCAGAGGAAGACAAAGCAATTGCTGAAAGGGGTTACTATTTGCACCCCTCTCCTATTACTACACCAAGAGATGCAGAGCCACAGCTTCTTCCTTTGTTTCCTCTTTCTTCACCTAGAGTTTCACAATCAAATTCTTGA